From Deferrisoma camini S3R1, the proteins below share one genomic window:
- the rsfS gene encoding ribosome silencing factor, translated as MTDEQILERMMVCVRAAADKRATDPAVLDVREVAGFTDYFVIVSGSSDRRVQTIAEAVLEVMKKQGVRPIGTEGIREGRWALLDFGDWVVHVFYEAVREEFGLEELWFDAPRIPIPSEVLEPRRETTP; from the coding sequence ATGACCGACGAACAGATCCTGGAGCGGATGATGGTCTGCGTGCGCGCGGCGGCCGACAAGCGGGCCACCGATCCGGCCGTGCTCGACGTGCGCGAGGTGGCCGGGTTCACCGACTACTTCGTGATCGTGAGCGGGTCGAGCGACCGCCGGGTGCAGACCATCGCCGAGGCCGTGCTGGAGGTCATGAAGAAGCAGGGGGTGCGGCCCATCGGCACCGAGGGGATCCGGGAGGGGCGGTGGGCCCTGCTGGACTTCGGGGACTGGGTGGTCCACGTGTTCTACGAGGCGGTGCGCGAGGAGTTCGGGCTGGAGGAGCTGTGGTTCGACGCGCCCCGGATTCCGATCCCCTCGGAGGTGCTCGAGCCCCGGCGGGAGACGACCCCGTGA
- a CDS encoding NAD(P)H-dependent glycerol-3-phosphate dehydrogenase has product MSAEKVAVVGAGAWGTALATVLGRKGVAVDLWVYEPDLAERMAETRENDLYLPGRRIPDPVRPTHDLEEAVAGAWVVVSVTPSQVVRQVMTRAAGAIEADAWVVTASKGIEMGSLRLMHEVLTEALPPGFEGRIAALSGPSFAAEVAQGMPTAVSLACRDPRAGRRLQELFSDSRFRVYTLDDIVGVETGGALKNVVALAAGISDGLGFGHNSRAALITRGLAEISRLGVALGADPLTFLGLAGMGDLVLTCTGGLSRNRTVGLRLGQGEPLEEILGSMRAVAEGVKTAGAAVELARKQGVEMPIAETVWDVLEGRLDPRQGVERLMGRPAKREFWDLETPPA; this is encoded by the coding sequence GTGAGCGCGGAGAAGGTCGCGGTGGTGGGGGCCGGGGCGTGGGGCACGGCCCTGGCCACGGTCTTGGGCCGCAAGGGCGTGGCCGTGGACCTGTGGGTGTACGAGCCGGACCTGGCCGAGCGCATGGCCGAGACGCGGGAGAACGACCTCTACCTGCCCGGGCGCCGGATCCCGGACCCGGTGCGGCCCACCCACGACCTGGAGGAGGCCGTGGCCGGGGCCTGGGTGGTGGTGAGCGTGACCCCCTCCCAGGTGGTCCGGCAGGTCATGACCCGGGCCGCCGGGGCGATCGAGGCCGACGCCTGGGTGGTCACCGCGTCCAAGGGCATCGAGATGGGTAGCCTCCGGCTCATGCACGAGGTGCTCACCGAGGCGCTTCCGCCGGGGTTCGAGGGGCGGATCGCGGCCCTGTCGGGGCCCTCGTTCGCGGCCGAGGTGGCCCAGGGCATGCCGACCGCCGTGAGCCTGGCCTGCCGCGACCCCCGGGCGGGCCGCCGGCTCCAGGAGCTGTTCAGCGACAGCCGGTTCCGGGTCTACACCCTGGACGACATCGTGGGGGTGGAGACCGGCGGGGCCCTGAAGAACGTGGTGGCGCTGGCCGCCGGCATCTCCGACGGCCTGGGGTTCGGCCACAACAGCCGCGCCGCCCTGATCACCCGGGGGCTGGCCGAGATCAGCCGCCTGGGCGTGGCCCTGGGGGCCGACCCCCTGACCTTCCTGGGGTTGGCCGGCATGGGGGACCTGGTGCTCACCTGCACCGGCGGCCTGTCCCGGAACCGCACCGTGGGGCTGCGGCTCGGCCAGGGGGAGCCCCTGGAGGAGATCCTCGGCTCGATGCGGGCCGTGGCCGAGGGGGTGAAGACCGCGGGCGCGGCCGTGGAGCTGGCCCGCAAGCAGGGGGTGGAGATGCCCATCGCCGAGACCGTGTGGGACGTGCTGGAGGGGCGGCTGGACCCGCGCCAGGGGGTGGAGCGGCTCATGGGCCGGCCGGCCAAGCGGGAGTTCTGGGACCTGGAGACCCCGCCCGCATGA
- the tmk gene encoding dTMP kinase, whose protein sequence is MSGVFVTLEGGEGTGKTTQAQRLAEHLERLGHRVRLTREPGGTALGRDLRRMLLEVREDPPCPRAELLLYGADRAQHVERLIRPALEAGEVVVCDRFTDATEAYQGWGRGMPAEAVRAVNRMAAAGVVPDRTVVLDLDPEEGVARSLGRHGPQGAEVRFEREDLAFHRRVRQGYRAIAEREPGRVRLVDASGSEDEVFERVWAAVADLFRGGD, encoded by the coding sequence ATGAGTGGAGTGTTCGTGACCCTGGAGGGCGGCGAGGGCACGGGCAAGACCACCCAGGCCCAAAGGCTGGCCGAGCACCTGGAGCGGCTGGGCCACCGGGTGCGCCTGACCCGGGAGCCCGGGGGCACCGCCCTGGGCCGGGACCTGCGGCGGATGCTCCTCGAGGTCCGGGAGGACCCCCCGTGCCCCCGGGCGGAGCTGCTCCTGTACGGCGCGGATCGGGCCCAGCACGTGGAGCGGCTGATCCGGCCGGCCCTCGAGGCGGGGGAGGTGGTGGTGTGTGACCGGTTCACCGACGCCACCGAGGCCTACCAGGGCTGGGGCCGGGGAATGCCGGCCGAGGCGGTCCGGGCCGTGAACCGCATGGCCGCGGCCGGGGTGGTGCCGGACCGCACCGTGGTGCTCGATCTGGACCCCGAGGAGGGGGTGGCCCGGTCGCTGGGCCGCCACGGCCCGCAGGGGGCGGAGGTGCGGTTCGAGAGGGAGGACCTGGCGTTCCACCGCAGGGTCCGGCAGGGCTACCGGGCCATTGCCGAGCGCGAGCCCGGACGGGTGCGGCTGGTGGACGCCTCGGGCTCGGAGGACGAGGTGTTCGAGCGGGTGTGGGCCGCGGTGGCCGACCTGTTTCGCGGGGGGGATTAG
- the holB gene encoding DNA polymerase III subunit delta' produces the protein MAAERVVGHDRPLRVLRRSLGSGRVPHAYLFWGPDGIGKTRVAREVARALLCGEAGALARGEGCGACRSCRRLDSGNHPDLHVLVPRGARVGVEEVRALQESLSFRPFEGGRRVAIIPDAFRLTREASNALLKTLEEPPAGTHLVLTAHHRDQLLPTVVSRCQCVRFDPLPDGAVEQVLVSEGMEPEQARALARVCGGRPGRVLGREPGEFLEWVRQAEDLVDRWDGLTAGERLRLGAEWARVPDLRDRLETLQWVVRRRIRRLDGAVPAWLDRQAGLARVLEWMDRNVNTELALDALFLGLAGQDWEDRWLGS, from the coding sequence GTGGCCGCGGAAAGGGTGGTCGGCCACGATCGCCCCCTGCGGGTGCTCCGCCGCAGCCTGGGCTCGGGACGGGTGCCCCACGCGTACCTGTTCTGGGGGCCGGACGGCATCGGCAAGACCCGGGTGGCCCGGGAGGTGGCCCGGGCCCTGCTGTGCGGCGAGGCAGGGGCCCTGGCCCGGGGCGAGGGGTGCGGGGCGTGCCGGTCGTGCCGGCGGCTCGACTCGGGCAACCACCCGGACCTGCACGTGCTCGTGCCCCGTGGGGCGCGGGTGGGGGTGGAGGAGGTTCGGGCGCTCCAGGAAAGCCTTTCGTTTCGGCCCTTTGAGGGAGGCCGCCGGGTTGCTATAATCCCCGACGCCTTCCGGCTGACCCGGGAGGCGTCCAACGCGCTCCTGAAGACGCTGGAGGAGCCTCCCGCAGGCACCCACCTGGTGCTCACCGCCCATCACCGAGACCAGCTCCTGCCCACCGTGGTCTCCCGGTGCCAGTGCGTTCGGTTCGACCCCCTGCCGGACGGGGCCGTGGAGCAGGTCCTCGTGTCGGAGGGGATGGAGCCCGAGCAGGCCCGGGCCCTGGCCCGGGTGTGCGGCGGCCGACCCGGCCGGGTGCTCGGCCGGGAGCCGGGGGAGTTTCTGGAGTGGGTCCGGCAGGCCGAGGATCTGGTGGACCGGTGGGACGGGCTGACCGCGGGGGAGCGGCTGCGGCTGGGGGCCGAATGGGCGCGGGTTCCGGACCTGCGGGATCGGCTGGAGACCCTGCAGTGGGTGGTGCGCCGGCGCATACGTCGCCTGGACGGGGCCGTCCCTGCGTGGCTCGACCGTCAGGCCGGGCTGGCGCGGGTGTTGGAGTGGATGGATCGCAACGTGAACACGGAACTGGCCCTGGACGCCCTGTTTCTCGGGCTGGCGGGGCAGGATTGGGAGGACCGTTGGCTCGGGTCGTAG
- a CDS encoding PSP1 domain-containing protein has translation MARVVGVRFKRASRVYHFDAGPLECGPGDWVVVETERGMALGQVAAAPREMEPPSGQVLKKVLRRAGERDILRYEQNCELEGYAFQVCLEKIREKGLPMKLVDVEYLFDGSKAIFYFTAEQRVDFRELVRELAREFHTRIEMRQIGVRDEAKLVGGVGPCGRELCCATWLTQFSPVSVRMAKEQDVALNPTKISGVCGRLMCCLGYEHEEYKREAKRFPRLGKTVETPRGTGKVVRRNVLEGTFVIQTREGEVAVSVAEWSVPSRPAPAKGEKPRQEPRRTSGGPGREKRPGGRGRKPAGPKPDKPKPPSQETSAPSAAEQPAGQGRKRRSRRRPRRKKG, from the coding sequence TTGGCTCGGGTCGTAGGGGTTCGTTTCAAGCGCGCCAGCCGCGTATACCATTTCGACGCCGGGCCGCTGGAGTGCGGGCCCGGCGATTGGGTGGTGGTGGAGACCGAGCGGGGCATGGCCCTCGGGCAGGTGGCGGCGGCCCCCCGGGAGATGGAGCCGCCGTCCGGCCAGGTGCTCAAAAAGGTGCTGCGCCGGGCGGGCGAGCGCGACATCCTCCGATACGAGCAGAACTGCGAGCTCGAAGGGTACGCGTTCCAGGTGTGCCTGGAGAAGATCCGCGAGAAGGGTCTTCCCATGAAGCTCGTGGACGTGGAGTATCTGTTCGACGGATCCAAGGCGATCTTCTACTTCACGGCCGAGCAACGGGTGGACTTCCGGGAGCTGGTGCGGGAGCTGGCCCGGGAGTTCCATACCCGCATCGAGATGCGCCAGATCGGGGTGCGCGACGAGGCCAAGCTCGTGGGAGGGGTGGGCCCCTGCGGCCGGGAGCTGTGCTGCGCCACCTGGCTCACCCAGTTCTCGCCGGTGAGCGTGCGCATGGCCAAGGAGCAGGACGTGGCCCTGAACCCCACCAAGATCTCGGGGGTGTGCGGCCGCCTGATGTGCTGCCTGGGCTACGAGCACGAGGAGTACAAGCGCGAGGCCAAGCGGTTTCCCCGGCTGGGCAAGACCGTGGAGACCCCCCGGGGAACCGGCAAGGTGGTCCGGCGCAACGTGCTCGAGGGCACCTTCGTCATCCAGACCCGCGAGGGCGAGGTGGCGGTGTCGGTGGCCGAGTGGAGCGTCCCCTCCCGCCCCGCCCCGGCGAAGGGGGAGAAGCCCCGGCAGGAGCCCCGGAGGACGTCCGGCGGCCCCGGGCGGGAGAAGCGCCCCGGCGGAAGAGGCCGCAAGCCCGCCGGACCCAAGCCCGACAAACCCAAGCCGCCGTCCCAGGAGACGTCGGCCCCATCGGCGGCGGAGCAGCCGGCCGGCCAGGGGCGCAAACGCAGGAGCCGGCGTCGGCCGAGACGCAAAAAGGGATGA
- the nadD gene encoding nicotinate-nucleotide adenylyltransferase, whose product MRAEPSAETPPPGGVGVFGGTFNPVHLGHLRAAEEVADALGLERVWFVPARVPPHKGAESLAPAEARWGWLRESVAGNPRFGVSDRELRRAGPSYTVDTLAEFRREMGRDQRLWFLMGADAFREIHTWHRYPELFALADLAVMRRPPDEGPLLPPPALREEFEPTAHGYRHASGREVRVVRVTPLEISSSTIRALLAQGRSVRYLVAEPVRASLERAASQHPEWFRGSAR is encoded by the coding sequence GTGAGGGCTGAGCCGTCCGCCGAGACACCGCCCCCGGGGGGCGTGGGGGTGTTCGGCGGCACCTTCAACCCCGTCCACCTGGGCCACCTGCGGGCCGCCGAGGAGGTGGCTGACGCCCTAGGGTTGGAACGGGTCTGGTTCGTGCCGGCCCGGGTTCCGCCCCACAAGGGCGCCGAGTCCCTGGCCCCGGCCGAGGCCCGCTGGGGGTGGCTGCGGGAGTCCGTCGCGGGGAACCCCCGGTTCGGGGTGTCGGACCGGGAGCTGCGGCGGGCCGGCCCGAGCTACACCGTGGACACCCTGGCCGAGTTCCGGCGCGAGATGGGCCGGGACCAGAGGCTGTGGTTTCTCATGGGGGCCGATGCGTTCCGGGAGATCCACACCTGGCATCGGTACCCCGAGCTGTTCGCCCTGGCCGACCTGGCCGTGATGCGTCGGCCCCCCGACGAGGGCCCCCTGCTGCCCCCCCCGGCCCTGCGGGAGGAGTTCGAGCCCACCGCCCACGGATACCGGCACGCGTCGGGCCGCGAGGTTCGGGTCGTGCGGGTCACGCCCCTGGAGATCTCGTCGTCCACCATCCGGGCCCTGCTGGCCCAGGGGCGCTCGGTGCGGTACCTGGTGGCGGAGCCGGTGCGGGCCTCGCTGGAGCGGGCCGCCAGCCAGCATCCGGAATGGTTTCGAGGGAGCGCGAGATGA